The window CGCCTGCCAGGTCGTGAACCACAGGACGTGCCGGATGTCGGACTGCGCGAGCACGTCGCCGATCCGCCCGAACCGCCAGACCCCGTCGATCCTGAGCCCGCGGGCCGTGATCGCCGCGACCGGGTAGGCGAAGAAGAGCCCGAAGAACACGACGGGCACGGCCATGAGAGCGAGCCGCGCCGCGCTCCCCGTACGCGGATGCGTGCGGGGGCACGGACGGAGGCGTGGACGCCGGCGCGCGGGCGGCTTCTCCCCGGCGCGAGGCTCTACTTCAGTACGAGCGAGGTCCATGACTTGACCCACTCGTCACGGTTGTCGGCGATCCTGGCAGGGTCGAGGGTCTCGGGGTTCTCGGCCTGCGGACCGAATTTCCGGAACTCCTGGGGCACCTCGGCGGCCTCGCGGACGGGGTACACGAACATGTTGAGCGGCATGTCGTCCTGGAACTTCTTGGAGATCAGGAAGTCGAGGAGCGCCTTGCCGCCCTTGGTGTTCTTCGCGTTGCTGAGCAGGCCCGCGTACTCGACCTGGCGGAAGCAGGTGCCGTCCGCGACCCCGGTCGGCGCGGTCTTCGGCTTCGGGTCGGCGTAGATGATCTCGGCGGGCGGGGACGAGGCGTACGAGACGACGAGCGGCCGGTCGCCCTTGGCCTTCTTGCCGCCGGCGGACCCGGAGAACTCCACGTTGTAGGCCTGCTCCCAGCCGTCGACCACCTTCACGCCGTTGGCCTTGAGCTTCTTCCAATACCCCTGCCAACCGTCGTCCCCGTACTTCGCGGCAGTCCCCAGCAGGAAGCCGAGACCGGGCGAGGACGTCGAGGCGTTCTCGGTGACGAGCAGGTTCTTGTACTCGGGCTTGATCAGGTCGTCGAAGGACGTCGGCGGGGCCAGCTTGTGCTTGCTGAAGTAGGCCTTGTCGTAGTTGACGCAGATGTCACCGGAGTCGATGGGCGTGACACGGTGCTTGTCCTGGTCGACCCGGTACTGCGGCAGGATGAGTTCCGAGCCCTTGGCCTCGTACGACTGGAAGAGCCCGTTGTCGAGTGCCCGCGACAGCAGTGTGTTGTCGACGCCGAAGAAGACGTCGCCCTGCGGGTTGTCCTTGGTGAGGATGGCCTTGTTGACGGCCGTACCGGCGTCGCCGTCCTTGAGGACCCTGACCTTGTAACCGGACTCCTTCTCGAACTCCTTCAGTACGGCCTTGGTGTACGCGAAGGAGTCGTGGCTGACGAGGGTCACGGTCTTGGAACCGGAGCCCTCGTCGCCGGAGTCGGACGAACCGCACGCGGTGAGCGCGGCGAGGCCGATTCCCACGGCCACGGCCGTGAACTTCCTGGTGGTGCTCACTGAATTCCTCCTGGGGTGACCAGGAAGAGACGCGGCCCTGCCCGGGACCTCGGTCGGATCCCGGGCAGGGCGCAACAGCTTGAGTAGTGACCGAACTTCCTACCCAGAATGACCTGGGCAAGGTTCAGAGGGTCTGCGGGCTGTCCCGCACTCTCAGCGCTGTGGCGCTCCCCTGTCG is drawn from Streptomyces liliifuscus and contains these coding sequences:
- a CDS encoding thiamine ABC transporter substrate-binding protein; the protein is MSTTRKFTAVAVGIGLAALTACGSSDSGDEGSGSKTVTLVSHDSFAYTKAVLKEFEKESGYKVRVLKDGDAGTAVNKAILTKDNPQGDVFFGVDNTLLSRALDNGLFQSYEAKGSELILPQYRVDQDKHRVTPIDSGDICVNYDKAYFSKHKLAPPTSFDDLIKPEYKNLLVTENASTSSPGLGFLLGTAAKYGDDGWQGYWKKLKANGVKVVDGWEQAYNVEFSGSAGGKKAKGDRPLVVSYASSPPAEIIYADPKPKTAPTGVADGTCFRQVEYAGLLSNAKNTKGGKALLDFLISKKFQDDMPLNMFVYPVREAAEVPQEFRKFGPQAENPETLDPARIADNRDEWVKSWTSLVLK